In the Halictus rubicundus isolate RS-2024b chromosome 12, iyHalRubi1_principal, whole genome shotgun sequence genome, gataaattctcgaaaaaaaaactattcgatactcgtcgaataaagatactttttttattcgaaccttcgaataacgaataaaaatttttttaccttttattccttattcgaaatttttatttagataaatatattgcccaactctgctcgaagccgcttattcgagctgacgaaaattattcgaaattcggaagaattactCGTAGCCTCCCAATAatagtacagataaaaaattaaaatttaatttgaagcttcgaatataaaaaagtatttttattcgtcggataaattctcatctaataaaattatttattcgatactcgttcaataaagatgcttttttttattcgaacttcaaataacaaataaaaataaagtatcttttattcaaatttttatttaaataattttttatcccaaataatgcccaactctgcgagggcagttagcagcgtgaaagatttacttaatatttaattgaatttaattattacaaagagtgtatcattaCAAgagtgaacaaagtgcatgcacttggaactgttacagaaatatgtaagatcaccctttcgatgaagtatcgaatgaggtttataacacgagcgactggaatccgcctcttttgaggagtttagtacacactgcatgtctagccttcctttaattagtttggaggcaggtctctggaagttgtggatgcattcggttgtatggtctggcttgcgactcaatagcaattgttagcgtaccataaaactccagatgtgacacagaacacaggtaagtgtgctgggcgctacgtcaccaacgcactaaaggactgaaatgaaggaaacacttttgttttttcaatgatcgtcgcaaaaattgttcttccttgaatatggatggtaccatggtattgagttgtaaaagagtgttaaacagagctgcaatgcagcccataaaaatttgtagaacggtgaaataaagagtaaactagaatgttttcgagtaaaattatttaaaaatagttctaatgtgtttttaaagtcatctagtaaaaatcttatggtgctgaggtggaaaaaatacttattcatgaaagaaaaatttttttaattaataataacagtagctaaatatatgaaaaaatttaagatagtgttgatgacaatagctcattattaaattaatattcaggttggtcgcttttaaacttcgatatgagatctgtatttgttcgaatttttccggattttccattttttacaactagagtttgcaactacaaacttggaaaaaaataaaatacgtatcattacaattaatattattcttaatttatattaattagagattttgtacacaagatttacatgttagttacatatttcatataaaacaattaagctgtacgttctaatcttggttaaaaaaataatgtgcgtttagttttatgctaaaagactgaccggttctgttcctggaaagactgaccggttctgtgccatgctaaaagactgaccggttctgttccaggaaagactgaccggttctgtgccatgctaaagcggcgatgtcacgaaagtgggaactccgaaaccccgggcgtgagcactctcattcctctctggtattaTTCAATTTATGGCCGAAGCATAAGCCAAAATAAAACACGGAAGGTGGCAGAACGTGATGCGTTTCGGAACGAGCGTTCTAGTAaacgttaaaaatttttatttttagaagaCTGAAACTGACAAAAGCGCGGCGCCATATTGCGTGCTTGTGTTTGGTTACTGTTCTGGCGCGTGGTCGAGAATtgttatatttaattaattatcatGTCTGATAACCAGGTGAGTCGACTAGTTCCGATAATCCGGCAGCTAGTAGCAGTATCTTATGATATAAATACAATGTAACATCGATATGTTCGTTCATACGTTGAGTCTAATCGGTCTAACCTTGCGTATTAGGAGCAAAAACCCGAAGCCGGCCCAGGCGACGCTAATTCCGAATACATCAAGCTCAAAGTCGTCGGAAACGTAAGAGATgacgaatttatttctctcaTTCGCAATCTTCATCGACAATATCCCTCCGTTGACTTTAttgtttcactttttttttagGACAGCAATGAAATTCACTTTAGGGTAAAGATGACTACTCAAATGGGTAAACTCAAGAAGTCATATAGCGATCGTGTGGttagtttttttttcgttgTTTAAACAGATGCACTATTTCATGCAACTTGAAAGTTTCAACGAATTTTGTAGTAGAGCCAGTCTTTAATTATTTCCGAACTATATGATcagtaattaaaaaattctttagcACTTGAAATTCTGTATTGATTTTAGTATTGTAACTAGAAGTACGAATGATCCGAGTCTTAAGGTATTTGAAAATTACTCATCATACATATAGTACGTCTTCGAATGTTTAAAGCAGGGCTGCCGAACTGGTGGCTCTTTCGCCCatcttcctttttcgacaagaaaccccACTGCGTACGCCCCACAAGCtaggcagtcacaggggaaaggagaatcgtAACTGTCTCATTCTCCCCCACTCCGTTTCGCTCATGTGCTTCTCTAGGGGATGGACATTGGCGGAGGAGATTGGGCGCAACAAAGAAAACAAGCGAGGCGAAGCGtggcagaatgagacaacaagatttctctgcatttgtttagaattttgttttccgAGGAGATTGTAGAGGGGGAATGGTAGGAGTGTCCTGTGGCTCACAGGGGAAAACAAGTTAAGCAGCCCTGGTTTAAAGTATCAGAAATTGTAtgttgaacgtagaaaaggtgaCTATACGATAACAAATTTGATGCAGGGTGTTCCTATGACATCGCTCAGGTTTCTTTTTGATGGTAAAAGGATTAATGATGATGAGACACCAAAACAGGTAAATAAATTACAGCTGCATAACATTAATCCATAATTCTGGAGACAAGAGTTTCAGTTAATAAGAATTTTATTTACGAAATGTCAATGCACTTTAACAATGATTTATTATTGTAGCTGGAAATGGAAAACGATGACGTTATCGAAGTGTATCAAGAACAAACAGGTGGTCACTACTAAGGAAATTAAACCTATTATTcagttttaatatcttttaaagTGAAAGTGACTATCGTAAAGAAATGGACAAGTTCATcagtatgtatatgtatgtttaAAAGCATTATGTAATTTGGTTTTTTTACGTAATATTTTGATGTGCTATTCTACATTCCTGTAACGAAGCAAGATTAAGGACCATCAACAGCCATATTTCATACAACATACACATTCATTCACTAAAAACAAAACAACAACAAAAGAAAAACACGAGAATCATGCCTTAATGTCATAAGTTTTGTCCTTCACTAACATCTGGcaatatattcacatttcatagATTTCTGAATTTCCGTAGATTTAGATtataaaagtttcgaaaaagaaaacaatattcttagTTTCATTATTCGAGCACAGTAAATATTATACACAATGTGAacatgatttttaaaaaattgttgcgtTTAAGCTGCAtctctaataaaaaaaaaagaaataattgtaataCTTTCTCCTTTGCCTTTTTAATACAATTACAatagtaacaattttttatctttgAGATTTTGATGTCGACGATATATACAGAGGATTggttgttttcctttttcttatGGTAATCATGGAGTAGTTGATTCGATGTAAGTAATGTGGATGCTTCCTACAAATTCGTTGCTATTAAACAATTTTGTCCAGAATATGTTCTATTGCAATGGACAGTATGAACATGTATGCTTCTATAGGAATTGTTATTGACAGATTCTCGTCTTCCGAGAATCGGAGTTTGAGATTGCAAAAGCTGGACCAAAGACCCGTGGATTTGTTAACTTTAGGCGCTTCAAtttttttgttcgtttttttcttgaaaatctTTCAAATTTCTATGAGCATCCTCATTACAAAATACTTACTCAATGGTTTAGCAGGAcaaaatttcaacaaattgtaataaaatttattcttGTACAAATAAGTAATAtagtttttgtttttattaataACTTGTAAAAGTTGTTCGGAATTTCGTTCTCTACTATTAAGCAGTTTTATTCTTCGAACAATACTAAATTCTCTTTACAGTTAAATTAATTTACTGTGGTTCCAAAAAGTTTCTCTATACCGTGATCGAACTTTTCTATTCTGTGATATGACGATATTAGAATATATAAATAGATTAACGATtcttattataaaattcgatCGAATACTTCTATTACTTACTACTTTAGAGTGCGAGTATGGTATCTAGACTACTAATTTATAGAATTACAGTTATTAACACATACTTTTTTATGTTCCTTGCGTAGAGGAGGatcttaaaattattattattattattactagaaCTTATTACTTTTTTTGCAGAATGGAAAAAAATGGTGTACACAAACTTTCTAGAACCACTGTAAGTGGTAAACATGTTTATAGTTAGAAATTGTAAGTAAGGTATAACAGTAACATTACTTAGTATTCTCTCGTAAAAGtggaagaaatttttgaattcCGTAAAAAAAGCAGATAATGATTTTGATATAAACAGCATTGTAATAATCATTCAATTTCATTAGTGTCACAATCATGTTTACATCTGGCAATAGTATAAAATACCTGTAATAATTAcctacaacaacaacaaaaacaaataaaaataatccttCATTTTTTCCTAGTTATTTTGTATATACGCGTAAAAGACATGTGGAGAAATGAAACGGAACGATGTACGTCAAAAGGAAAGCTTTTTATTTAGTAGTATAGCTTTTCTTTATACATTGAACAGAGTTGATAGTTGCTATTATTATTTACTTTTTAGCACTTCGTTTCAACGGGTGATACTCGCAAAATCCATAAATGTTATAAACGAGTAtgcctaaaaatattttaactatACACAAATTATCTTGCGTCCTCTAATAATCTAATGTGTGGCGTCCTAACATTATtacatatttacaaaaaactacATCTAGAAGAAGCAATTTTCTGCCTCGATAATTGTAGTATCACAAAACTCGAAATCTTCAACAGGAGGATTTTTTTGTATATGTATGGAGCGTAAAATTTTAGAGCGTTCCTATTACTTCTGTCCTTAATTATGAGAATTCTATCGCATAAATTGCTTCTTCTGAAGCAATAAAAACTTACTTGCCACAGTTCAATCGCTTAATCGTTACTTTTATGCACTGGTGCGAAAAGAAGTCAGCAAGTAGATAAATAGTTCGTTCGACAAAAAAAGTGAATTTATATAGTTTTAATATACACAGCTCGTAGTATGCATACAGAAAAATAATGCATCGGATATTGTCTGAATCACGGGACCTACTTGCTCCGTGACAGATTCGTTATATAGTTTGTTACAAATCTTTACGGGGGTAGAATCGCGTGAACAAAAAAGTCCGAATGAAagcttgtttttttttacaggGAGTGAGAAGATTTTACAATCTTATATGTGAGGTGTTTAACAATAAATTCGCTTATCACTATACCACGGACTCTGGTCATTCTCTTTTGTAGACTAAAATGGTGTTAATTTCGTATTCCGAATAGAATTTCCACGTCGTTTTCTTCACTAAAGTGTCGCTGTACAGAATTGCTTCGTGTTTAAACATTCCTCCCCACCGATTGAAGGCATACAGAGAAATTTCCCTTCACCTTGCGTTTAAAAGGAACCGTGCACACATTGCATTCAACCGTTTTGCTTCTCCTGAGCGTTCCGAGATTCAATCAAAGTAAATCAGAATCATACAACGAGATACAAGAATAAATAATACGGGGATTCAGTATTGTAAGTTCAACTCGTTATTAAACTTACTTCAGAAACAGAGTTTCCATATTAAAGACGTCAGTCTATCGTTTTGTCATGTTTATAAATCTAGCACAGTACACCTTTTATTTTCTTCccatttacaaaaattatagCGGTCCAGTAAATTCTGTTTCTGAATAATCCGAATAAACCTCGACCATCGAAGTAACGATCTTTTTTTAGTAACCAATAATATAATTACATTAATAAATTATCGATGTCAGATTCGGTATTAAGCTCGTTACATTGTCGAACTTAACTCAGAAACAGAGTTCCTCTATGAAAGACGCCAGTCTTCGATTTCGTCATATGTATAAGTCCAGCGCAATACATTTTTCCATTTACAAAAATTACAGCGGTCCAGCAAATTCTGTTCCCGAATGATCTGAATGCAATTATGAAGTTTCGAagtaacgatttttttttagtaattaaTAGTATAATTACATTAACAAATTATAGGACGTAACTgattctatttttgtattttcccTTTTCTCGTCCAACAAGATACACGATAAATTTAAACTATTTTAATAGAgacaaagaaaaagaattaatttcattagaaagaaaattatgtctTCGTTGGGGCATAATTTATATCTGTTCTCTAGcaacaatcaaaatttaaatcgCGAAAATCAATCGTTTCCATCTCTGAAGTACAAATGCTACGCGCTACATAAGTattctcttttttttaattaggacatcatgtatatatatttatatatgtatatgttctTAAATAAAATGTACACAGTTTAATTCAAAACATACATTTCTTCAGATATAATCTTTCAGGTGGTATGACTATAaataacgtttttttttttgttgtttagtTTAGCTCTCACCTCGTTTTTTTATAATACTTTCATTCAATTATTATATCTACTTACTtgcattataataaatataatatccGTACAGTATTCGAGCGATCCGTTAATTCTTAAAGCGCTGTTATTTCTTGGCGAAGCATTGTATGGGAGAAAACCGGCTGAAGTTCTTCAACCCCGTTTAAGAAAATTAGCGCTTTGCGACGTGTAAGAAAGGTCACAGCGCATCACGATGCCATACCCACGCTTTTTTCGTGTGATCAAACCTATGCGTCAACCATTGTTGCTCCAGTAATTGGTATCTATCTTGACTTAAATACAAAGGTTTGCCACGCCTACGAGAACACATTAAAATAACACATTATGAGCACGATTGAATCATCGAGACAACAAGGAGTCCGAGCTACGTACTTCAGATCTTTGTCTTCTTCTTCAAAGTCGTCAAGATACAAAGATCCCCACAAACAAGCTCGCCGTCCTCGGATCACAACAATATAAGTAGACGTGACTACCAAATATATGCCAGTACCAGTTCCGCATATGGCTGAATGCTAAGGAAAATTGTATtaataaaaatcatatttataGTTCACGAGAGGAAAAAACGCTGCCCGAATGCGCTCTATGCAATACATACTTGGACAGCTTCGCAAACGTTCTTTTGCTTGCAGCAGCCTTGTTTCAGACAGACAATTGTACCACATATCAGGCAGATACTAATCTCTCGTGGAACCGAGTGGCACTGCCGACATTGTCGTTCGTGGTAGTACTAGAACGATAAAGAAACATTGATTGATCGATCTCGAACGATCTTGGACGCGGCTGgtttcataattgatggcacataCTTTAAgtcggaataactttttcataaatggaccaaacgatttCAGTTTTTTTGCCAAGCTATATACAAatgacattttttaaattttcattacaggctcaaagaAAACAGTTGTAGAAAGCAACTTCtactattttttgtttttttcataattccgattaaacgcaatttttctaaaatttcattacatattatctagtaaactaatcctagCATgacagaaaaactgaagtcgtttggtccatttagAAAGAAAGCAATTCTGGTTGAAAGTGTGTGCCATAAATTGTGTGTCTGCATGCGAGTTGTATAAAACACGTACCGAAAACAACTTTTCATATTCCCTTGGAAGACTGAGTAACTTGGGTGTTTGCCACGATATGTGCAGCTCCGTTATCAGGTACCTCACGTTATAGGTTTGTTTCACAAACATGAGGAACTGATCGCACCATTGTCGGGGTATTGAAACGCTAGCCTCACTGTTCTGCCAGTTCAAGGCCACCGTTGAATTGAATACATTCCAATCCATACCTTCCGATACTAGTTCCAAATAATAAACTAATCTCACGAACTCAGTCTGTGGTGTACTAACTAGGGGTAATGGTTGTTC is a window encoding:
- the LOC143359741 gene encoding small ubiquitin-related modifier; this translates as MSDNQEQKPEAGPGDANSEYIKLKVVGNDSNEIHFRVKMTTQMGKLKKSYSDRVGVPMTSLRFLFDGKRINDDETPKQLEMENDDVIEVYQEQTGGHY